The stretch of DNA GTGTGAACAGTCTTTTCGACATccaaataaatttgtaaatcGAAAATATGAGAAGCTTTCTTATGATCTCATCATATAgtaaattctttgttttttgcatTATAAACTATTTGCAGATCAAACGTATTCACGAGTACAAGCGACAACTGCTTAATATCTTGGGAATTGTTTATCGCTACAAAAAGATGAAGGAAATGAGTGCTAGTGAGAGGGAGAAGGCATTTGTTCCAAGAGTTTGCATATTTGGGGGAAAAGCATTTGCCACATATGTACAAGCTAAAAGGATTGTGAAATTCATCACAGATGTTGCATCTACAATTAACCATGATCCAGAAATAGGTGACCTGCTTAAGGTACGTGACTTTTCTTACCTACTTGTATTAATCATATTCTCAAGCGTAGAGCAGACAACCAAGATAATCCTCCATGAAGTCTGGTTTAAGCGTCTTGCGGAAGATGGTACCTATATTAGAACCACTAATCAGAAGTGTTAACTACCTTGTAGGTTATCTTTGTTCCTGATTACAATGTCAGTGTTGCTGAATTGCTTATTCCAGCAAGTGAGCTTTCTCAGCACATCAGGTAACAACTGCTTTGGCTTAGTCACCTTTTATAGGATTTGGTCACAACTCCATTAGGCTGAAACACTGAAATTGAGTTAGGTAAACCAGGAGCTTGGGCTAGTATCTCTGTTTTTCATGAGAACTGTAGGAACAAATCCTGGCACAAAGAACAATGTGTTTCAGTGAAATTTAGAAAAAGTTATAATCAATGGTACTGTGCTATTTTTCTCTCTGCAGTACCGCTGGGATGGAAGCTAGTGGGACAAGCAACATGAAATTTTCGATGAACGGTTGCATTTTGATTGGAACTTTAGATGGGGCAAACGTCGAGATTAGAGAAGAAGTTGGAGAAGAAAATTTCTTCCTCTTTGGTGCCAAAGCTGATGAGATTGTGAATCTCAGGAAGGAGAGAGCAGAGGGAAAGGTATACGATTTGAAGTGTTAACCTTGTCACGCTTCTGTTTTAGCATCAAACAGAACTTGATTTTGATCTGCTTTCTCTTCGCATTTCAGTTTGTTCCGGATCCTACTTTTGAAGAAGTCAAGAAGTTCGTTAGAAGCGGTGTGTTTGGCTCAAACACCTACGACGAACTAATTGGCTCTCTGGAAGGAAATGAAGGCTTTGGACGAGCGGATTACTTCCTCGTTGGCAAAGACTTTCCTAGTTACATTGAGTGCCAAGAAAAAGTCGATGAGGCATACCGAGACCAGAAAGTAAGCAGTAATGCATTTTCATTGATCATCAAGCATTATGTTGACTCAGTACAAAACTTCCTCAACGATCTAGACCTTAAAAATTGCTATTTATGATTACAGAGATGGACGAGAATGTCAATCCTGAACACAGCAGGTTCATTCAAGTTTAGCAGTGACCGGACAATCCACGAATACGCGAAAGACATATGGAACATCAAGCAAGTTGAACTTCCATGAGGCTTGAGACCACCACCAGTCTACGTTAATAAACTGTTTTGTACCTTCCCAAGTTTGTAAGTGTATCAAAGTAATAAGGAGATAATCATGTAATGATGCAATACAATTGAATGTAAGAAATAAGATTCAAGAGTCTGTATTTACAGGGGCCTTCGCTGCCTTAGCGGCATGCTTCTGACCGGCTAAATGATTGTTGTAAACCTTCTCGCTATTACAAACCACGTTGCATATTCTACACAATCTAACTGACTCATTTGAAACCCCACATTCAACGACTCTCCGTCTCTTTGTCTCTAGATCTTCTAGTGTTGATTCGGCACCTTTCTTCCTAGCCTTGCTCTTACACGGATTCTCTTGTGGTCCTATCAAAGGGGCTGCAATGGTTGGTCCAGACAAAGAAGAAGCCGTGTTAGATGACGCTAAGCATGTTTTTAACTTCTCCAAGTTCTTAAGGTGTTTCTTCCCCAATATGTGTTGCTCGAACACACTCGGACCGTTACAGTGAACTTTACAAACTTCACAGTAAGCAGATTGAACAACTTTTCCCTTCTTTGACGGTTTCTTCACTCCGGGAAGTTGAGCTTGAACTACGTAGCCGGTCCAAGAGATATCTGGCGGGTATATGCTATGAGGTTGCCCTGTGGGATCCTGATTCATCCTCAAATTCAAAAgtacaagaaaatatcaaatatcaaattcagCACACCAGGAAGGTAGTAAATATAgtgcataaacaaacaaaatttatttcttcAGATCCTAGAATTTGTTGTTCTGTGACCCTAATTTACACGATTTTTCCCTTTCTAGAACAAGTTTGAAGCATAACCAGATCCTTTGCACATCCCCAAGAGGAGCAAATAGATCAATCTCAAGAGATCAATCACAAAGCAACATTGTCAAACTGAAATTCACTAATGGTACAAGTaataacacacacacatacatcaTCTTAGACTTTATACACAGATCACAATGAATCAGTAAGCCATACATAAAAGACATCATCTTCACATTGAGATTTgcacaaacaacaatcacaaGATAATCAAACCTTTTGATGTCTGAGGAAAACAGAGTAACATGGTTGAAACTGAAATTCACCTAATGCATCAAGAACTTGTTGCAAAGGACCTAACTTTTTTNttttttttttttttttttttttttgaatgacaAGGACCTAACTAACTTTATCATCCACAGATCCTAACGAATCACTAAAGACATCATCAGCTTGACCCCAAGTTAAAGGAGAAAAAATGTCATAACTTTGCCCTCATCAAAACAACTTACAGGTCCTGTTATCGCAAGGGGATCGGTGCCATACATATGAACAGCCTCTCGCCAAGTCCAGTTCTGAGTATTCGAATCCAATGTGTAACACGGCGTCGTATCTACAGTCACATCCGACGTGGTAGTGGCAATCGTAGCCGCCGTAGGATCAACAACTCCAGGCGGTGGTGGAATTGCAAAAGCTAAGGATTCACCATGGGTTTGCTGATTAGGGTCTGGATTTGCGTAGTAACCATAATAGGAATCGTAATACGCATCAACCGCCGTCAACTGATTCATTTCCGGTGCCGGCGGTTGTTGCCACTGGCTGTTGTAAcccataaaaaaattgaatgaaaattttgatttttttttgctccacCAAGAttaaagttttcatcttttcttccttttcttccttCATTTCCAAATTCCAAGTGGTCCAGAAAAGGGATTTTTGTTCTTTCGTACAATTCTACCGAAACCGGACAAAAGACCAGACAGACCGGACCGGTTAGATCGAAAAATCTGTCCTTTTGGTTTAATTGGACCagtaaaataatatcaatttcaCTTGGATCAATTAAGTTGGATTGATTCTGTGTGTCAGACATGAAGGTGGAACACACCTCATACAATCTACAAGAAGAAGTAGTTGAATCAAAGAATTGAGACTGAGCTCGAGGATAGTTTCAGACTAACAAAAACCCGGTTTTTACTTCTGTTTCATGTCTTGAACACTATAATAAAGTGGAAAAAATACAGGGAAAAAAAATGTCACAACTATACACATctacaaatcaaatcaaatcaaatcattcTAAAGTTTCAATCTTGTATTACTTCTACTAACACATCCCTTATTGCTCAACTAATCTGAAGATTCTGTATAGATGAACACACATCTATCCTTTCTCTGTAGTAATTTGGTATAATGTGAAACCTCaaaagttttggtaaaaattgGAAACATCAAAACACTGACATTTATATGCCCTGAGAGTTGAAGTTTGAGGGTTGTGAAGCAAACTTGCTAGCTTCTGAGCTAGTAATACCACAGGTTGAACTATCATCATCTTCAGGGTACTCCTTTTCACTCATTAACAGCCCTTTAATCGATCAGTGGAGTGTTTGGTGACCACCTAGAGCTTGAGAGCATACAAAACTCTTGCCACATATTTTGAATCTATAACTGGAGTGAGGTTTACTTCTCAGAGGAGAATGTAATGCACTGAACCTGGTTTTACTGCAACTAGTAGACTTGTCAAAACCCGAGTGATAGAGCAGTTCACTGAAGTCTTGTTTCGACTCAACACAGTGTAAGATCTTCTCCTGAGAGACTCCAAAGCTGGATGGATGTGAAACAATCTTCCTAGCTTCTGGGGGAGAAGGTAATGCACTAGACCTGGTCATACTGCAAGTACTAGACTTGTCGAAACCCGAGGGAGCAAGCAGTTCGTGGAACTCTAGTTGCGGCTCAACACATTGTAAGTTCTTCTCCTCCTGAAAGACTTCAAAGCTTGATGGTTGTGTAACAATCTTCTTAGCTTCTGATGAGTCAGACAACGAATTATCATCTTCAGTATACTCCCTTTTATGAGCTAATTTCCCTTCAATCGATCT from Camelina sativa cultivar DH55 chromosome 9, Cs, whole genome shotgun sequence encodes:
- the LOC104710782 gene encoding zinc finger RNA-binding protein-like, with product MGYNSQWQQPPAPEMNQLTAVDAYYDSYYGYYANPDPNQQTHGESLAFAIPPPPGVVDPTAATIATTTSDVTVDTTPCYTLDSNTQNWTWREAVHMYGTDPLAITGPDPTGQPHSIYPPDISWTGYVVQAQLPGVKKPSKKGKVVQSAYCEVCKVHCNGPSVFEQHILGKKHLKNLEKLKTCLASSNTASSLSGPTIAAPLIGPQENPCKSKARKKGAESTLEDLETKRRRVVECGVSNESVRLCRICNVVCNSEKVYNNHLAGQKHAAKAAKAPVNTDS